A portion of the Citrobacter rodentium NBRC 105723 = DSM 16636 genome contains these proteins:
- a CDS encoding NAD(P)H-binding protein: MSQVLITGATGLVGGHLLRMLLNEPRIHSIAAPTRRPLADMPGVFNPHDPQLTDALAQVTDPLDIVFCCLGTTRREAGSKEAFVHADYTLVVDTALTGRRLGAQHMLVVSSMGANAHSPFFYNRVKGKMEEALIAQNWPKLTIARPSMLLGDRAKQRMNETLFAPLFRLLPGNWKSIEARDVARAMLAEALAPEKEGVTILTSSQLRERAAQ; this comes from the coding sequence ATGAGTCAGGTTTTGATTACAGGCGCGACGGGGCTGGTAGGCGGACATCTGCTGCGGATGCTGCTGAACGAGCCGCGGATCCATTCGATCGCTGCGCCTACCCGTCGTCCGCTGGCGGATATGCCCGGCGTGTTTAATCCTCACGATCCGCAGCTGACCGATGCGCTGGCGCAGGTGACCGATCCGCTGGACATTGTTTTCTGCTGTCTGGGAACTACCCGGCGCGAGGCGGGAAGCAAAGAGGCGTTTGTCCATGCGGACTATACGCTGGTAGTGGATACCGCGCTGACCGGCCGTCGGCTTGGCGCGCAGCATATGCTGGTGGTCAGTTCGATGGGCGCTAACGCGCATTCGCCGTTCTTCTACAATCGGGTAAAAGGGAAGATGGAAGAGGCGCTGATCGCGCAAAACTGGCCGAAGCTGACCATCGCCCGGCCATCGATGCTGCTCGGCGATCGGGCGAAACAGCGGATGAATGAAACGCTGTTTGCGCCGCTGTTCCGGTTACTGCCCGGCAACTGGAAATCGATAGAGGCGCGGGACGTGGCGCGGGCGATGCTGGCGGAAGCGCTGGCGCCGGAAAAAGAGGGCGTAACGATCCTGACCTCATCGCAGCTGCGGGAAAGAGCGGCGCAGTAG